One part of the Natronorubrum sediminis genome encodes these proteins:
- a CDS encoding quinone oxidoreductase family protein, which produces MKAIQVSEYGDSDQLEVIDADVPEPGAGEVRIEVEAAGINFADIMQRRGVYPGGPDEGYVPGMEAAGTIDATGDGVDLEEGDRVVAMLNTGGYAEYATANAQMLFPIPEEMSFAEAAGFPVQFLTAHSCLFEWGGLEEGESVLIQAAAGGVGTAAVQLASDAGAEVFGTASTQEKLDLAAELGCDHPINYTETDFRETVEDETDGEGVDLVLESVGDDVFERSLDAMTHFGRMVTYGVASGVPGEIENRRLLFENKTIKGFHLGQASVHDPSTVMKAVPELTQGLTDGDLEVVLGESFALEDAADAHQYIEDRKSAGKVVLTP; this is translated from the coding sequence ATGAAGGCCATTCAGGTGTCTGAATACGGAGACAGCGACCAACTCGAGGTAATCGACGCCGACGTCCCCGAACCAGGCGCAGGCGAGGTCCGCATCGAAGTCGAAGCGGCAGGGATCAACTTCGCCGACATCATGCAACGCCGTGGGGTCTACCCGGGCGGACCCGACGAGGGCTACGTACCCGGAATGGAGGCCGCAGGCACGATCGACGCCACTGGCGACGGAGTTGACCTCGAGGAGGGTGACCGCGTCGTCGCGATGCTCAACACCGGTGGCTACGCCGAGTACGCGACGGCGAACGCACAGATGCTGTTCCCGATTCCCGAGGAGATGAGTTTCGCGGAAGCTGCCGGTTTCCCCGTTCAGTTTCTGACCGCCCACAGCTGTTTGTTCGAGTGGGGCGGCCTCGAGGAGGGCGAGTCGGTGTTGATTCAAGCTGCGGCGGGCGGCGTCGGCACGGCAGCGGTGCAACTCGCGTCTGATGCAGGTGCGGAGGTGTTCGGAACGGCGAGTACGCAGGAGAAACTCGACCTCGCAGCCGAGTTAGGCTGCGATCACCCGATCAATTACACCGAGACCGACTTCCGCGAGACTGTCGAGGACGAAACCGACGGAGAGGGCGTCGATCTCGTCCTCGAGAGCGTCGGCGACGACGTCTTCGAGCGCAGCCTCGATGCAATGACGCACTTCGGCCGGATGGTCACCTACGGCGTCGCCAGTGGTGTCCCCGGCGAGATCGAAAATCGGAGACTGCTCTTCGAGAACAAGACTATCAAGGGCTTTCACCTCGGTCAGGCATCGGTCCACGATCCCAGTACGGTTATGAAGGCCGTTCCGGAACTCACGCAGGGGCTGACCGACGGCGACCTCGAGGTCGTCCTCGGCGAATCGTTCGCACTCGAGGACGCAGCAGACGCCCACCAATATATCGAAGACCGCAAAAGTGCCGGGAAAGTCGTCCTCACGCCCTGA
- the proS gene encoding proline--tRNA ligase — MSDESQELGITESKSHKPGEWYAEVVKKADLADYAPMGGFIVTKPRGYALWEAIQDALDGWFKETGVDNVYFPMFIPESFLEREKDIVEGFDPEVAWVTQGGHDELEERLAVRPTSESIIAPFMADWTRSHRDLPMRINQWCSVVRWEATETKPFFRTKEFMWQEGHTAHASNEGAWEEVWTRLSQYERVYEEVLAIPVLRGKKPEHDKFPGADTTTTVEALMPDGKSVQGATSHNLGQSFAEAFDITFSGEDEEDRTAYTTSWGLSWRALGALIMTHSDDQGLVLPPTVAPTQVAIVPIWQEDTKDDVLEYAARIAEELEEAGFRVELDDRDERNPGFKFNEHELNGVPLRLEIGPYEVEDDEVTLVHRPDNEEAVEDRSEIVDAVDTHLDDVFDKLYDEANENLEENVREAYSPEEILGTIGKHGGYVKTSWCGDEACEEAIKEKIAAEIVMQPLEDEGGETAGEVPEPDREECGVCGDPADQIAYFAKSY; from the coding sequence ATGAGCGACGAGAGCCAGGAACTCGGGATCACCGAGTCGAAATCGCACAAACCGGGCGAGTGGTACGCCGAAGTCGTCAAGAAGGCGGACCTCGCCGACTACGCGCCGATGGGCGGCTTCATCGTCACGAAGCCCCGCGGCTACGCACTCTGGGAAGCCATTCAGGACGCCCTCGACGGCTGGTTCAAAGAGACCGGCGTCGACAACGTCTACTTCCCGATGTTCATCCCCGAAAGCTTTCTCGAGCGCGAGAAGGATATCGTCGAAGGCTTCGACCCCGAAGTCGCGTGGGTGACCCAGGGCGGTCACGACGAACTCGAGGAGCGCCTCGCCGTCCGCCCGACGAGCGAGTCGATCATCGCGCCGTTCATGGCCGACTGGACGCGCAGCCACCGCGACCTGCCGATGCGAATCAATCAGTGGTGTTCGGTGGTTCGCTGGGAAGCGACGGAGACGAAGCCGTTCTTCCGGACGAAGGAGTTCATGTGGCAGGAGGGTCACACCGCCCACGCGAGCAACGAGGGCGCGTGGGAGGAAGTCTGGACCCGGCTCTCGCAGTACGAACGCGTCTACGAGGAGGTGCTGGCGATTCCGGTGTTGCGCGGGAAGAAGCCAGAACACGACAAGTTCCCCGGCGCGGATACGACGACGACCGTCGAGGCGCTCATGCCCGACGGCAAGTCCGTTCAGGGCGCGACGAGTCACAACCTCGGTCAGAGCTTCGCCGAGGCATTCGACATCACGTTCTCGGGCGAAGACGAGGAAGACCGAACCGCCTACACCACGTCGTGGGGGCTCTCCTGGCGGGCGCTCGGCGCGCTCATTATGACGCACTCCGACGATCAGGGACTCGTCTTGCCGCCGACGGTCGCCCCGACGCAGGTCGCGATCGTTCCGATCTGGCAAGAAGATACGAAAGACGACGTCCTCGAGTACGCTGCCAGGATCGCCGAGGAACTCGAGGAGGCCGGCTTCCGCGTCGAACTCGACGACCGCGACGAGCGAAATCCCGGCTTCAAGTTCAACGAACACGAACTCAACGGCGTTCCCCTGCGACTGGAAATCGGTCCCTACGAGGTCGAGGACGACGAGGTGACGCTGGTTCATCGACCGGACAACGAAGAGGCCGTCGAGGACCGGAGCGAAATCGTCGACGCCGTCGACACACACCTCGACGACGTCTTCGACAAGTTGTACGACGAGGCAAACGAAAATCTCGAGGAGAACGTCCGCGAAGCCTACTCACCGGAGGAAATTCTCGGCACGATTGGTAAGCACGGCGGTTACGTGAAGACGTCGTGGTGTGGCGACGAGGCGTGTGAGGAAGCGATCAAGGAGAAAATCGCCGCCGAAATCGTGATGCAACCACTCGAGGATGAAGGTGGGGAGACGGCGGGCGAGGTCCCCGAACCAGACCGCGAGGAGTGTGGCGTCTGCGGTGACCCCGCAGATCAGATCGCGTACTTCGCCAAATCCTACTGA
- a CDS encoding EamA family transporter, whose amino-acid sequence MEYLLWVLIALLAYSFVAPLTSVVMQDVPATPGLFLSTLVFLAIASSVLIVTGGADPSLVVSLEAGYIYIAGAFLTAGILAYTAALETGPVSVVVPIFGMFIVGSSVLGILFLEESMSVTRAAGIGCAVLAIVLTAGES is encoded by the coding sequence ATGGAGTATTTACTGTGGGTTCTGATAGCACTCCTCGCGTACTCGTTCGTCGCGCCGCTCACGAGCGTCGTGATGCAAGACGTTCCGGCAACGCCGGGATTGTTCCTCTCGACGCTCGTCTTTCTCGCGATTGCGAGCAGCGTACTGATCGTGACTGGCGGTGCCGATCCATCGCTCGTGGTCTCGCTCGAGGCCGGTTACATCTACATCGCCGGCGCGTTTCTCACGGCGGGGATTTTGGCGTACACGGCCGCACTCGAGACCGGGCCCGTTAGCGTCGTCGTGCCGATATTCGGCATGTTCATCGTCGGCAGTTCGGTGTTGGGAATCCTCTTTCTCGAGGAGTCGATGTCGGTGACACGGGCGGCCGGAATCGGCTGTGCGGTCCTCGCGATCGTCCTCACTGCGGGTGAGAGCTAA
- a CDS encoding peroxidase-related enzyme (This protein belongs to a clade of uncharacterized proteins related to peroxidases such as the alkylhydroperoxidase AhpD.), with protein sequence MSEHETTDDPVLNDDAMARFPVPDLENLPNDLRERIEDETERAGFTPNVFAAMAYKPSHFRAFFEYHDALVEDTALEREEIELIVVAVSGVNHCYYCNVAHGALVRIYADDPLLADQLVANYRTADIGEAHRTMLDVAVKLTERPTDVERADLEALREAGFSEEAIWDIGAVTAFYNLSNRLAMFAEMRPNDEFHTLGRE encoded by the coding sequence ATGTCCGAACACGAAACCACCGACGATCCGGTACTGAACGACGATGCGATGGCCCGTTTCCCCGTTCCCGACCTCGAGAACCTCCCGAACGACCTCCGCGAGCGCATCGAAGACGAGACGGAACGTGCGGGATTCACGCCGAACGTCTTCGCCGCGATGGCGTACAAGCCCTCACACTTTCGGGCCTTTTTCGAGTACCACGACGCGCTCGTCGAAGACACCGCCCTCGAGCGCGAGGAGATAGAACTGATCGTCGTCGCCGTCTCCGGCGTCAACCACTGTTACTACTGTAACGTGGCCCACGGCGCGCTCGTTCGAATCTACGCTGACGACCCGCTGCTGGCCGATCAACTCGTCGCCAACTATCGGACCGCAGATATCGGCGAGGCGCATCGAACGATGTTAGACGTCGCCGTGAAACTCACCGAACGACCGACCGACGTCGAGCGAGCGGATCTCGAGGCCCTTCGCGAGGCGGGGTTCAGCGAGGAGGCGATCTGGGATATCGGTGCCGTCACGGCCTTCTACAACCTGAGCAATCGACTGGCGATGTTCGCGGAGATGCGACCGAACGACGAGTTCCATACGCTGGGACGTGAGTAA
- a CDS encoding 8-oxo-dGTP diphosphatase, with amino-acid sequence MTETTLCFPRRTRESTGESIEEVLLIEKRRGLGDGLYNGPGGKLEAGETPRECATRETREEVDLEVDPADLEKAGELTFLLDGERHSVCHVFRTRSFSGEPTTTAEARPTWTPVDDVPYDQMWDDDHLWLPGVLEGNTVVGDFHFEGGKPLDEAEFVEYDLKWNVSFDE; translated from the coding sequence ATGACCGAGACGACGCTGTGTTTTCCGCGACGGACTCGCGAGAGCACTGGTGAATCTATTGAAGAAGTGCTCCTCATCGAAAAACGGCGAGGGCTCGGCGACGGCCTGTACAACGGACCCGGCGGCAAACTCGAGGCCGGTGAAACGCCACGCGAGTGTGCAACAAGAGAGACGCGAGAGGAGGTCGACCTCGAGGTCGATCCGGCGGATCTGGAGAAGGCGGGAGAACTCACCTTTCTGCTCGACGGCGAGCGCCACTCGGTCTGTCACGTCTTTCGAACGCGGTCGTTTTCGGGCGAACCGACGACGACCGCGGAGGCGAGACCGACGTGGACCCCCGTCGACGACGTTCCCTACGATCAGATGTGGGACGACGACCACCTTTGGCTCCCGGGCGTCCTCGAGGGGAACACTGTCGTCGGCGACTTTCACTTCGAAGGCGGGAAGCCACTGGACGAAGCCGAATTCGTCGAGTACGACCTCAAGTGGAACGTCTCGTTCGACGAGTGA
- a CDS encoding NAD(P)-dependent glycerol-1-phosphate dehydrogenase, with amino-acid sequence MFEKSTWIRLPRNVVVGHGVIDQVVDVVDELHLQGRPLFVTSPTPREVAADPIAAQFEAAGIDPVIVTVETASFDAVERIIETAEAEEVTYLVGIGGGKAIDIAKMASHHLEMGFCSVPTAASHDGIVSNRGSVPDGDTRHSVAAKPPLAVVADTSVLAQAPWELTTAGCADIISNYTAVMDWRLAKRLKDVEYSEYAAALSEMTAEILVGNADLVRPGIEESAWIVSKALMSSGVAMSIADSSRPASGAEHLFSHQLDRLEPDAALHGHQVGVGSIMTAYLHGGEDGIWRDIHDALDSIDAPTTAAELGIDDETVLEALTTCHEIRDRYTVLGDGMNERAAREVATVTGVIE; translated from the coding sequence ATGTTCGAGAAGTCGACGTGGATTCGCCTGCCGCGAAACGTCGTCGTCGGTCATGGCGTCATCGATCAGGTCGTCGACGTCGTCGACGAGTTACACCTGCAGGGTCGCCCGCTGTTCGTCACGAGTCCGACCCCGCGCGAGGTCGCCGCGGATCCGATCGCCGCGCAGTTCGAAGCCGCGGGCATCGATCCGGTAATCGTCACGGTCGAAACGGCGTCGTTCGACGCCGTCGAGCGCATTATCGAGACGGCCGAGGCGGAGGAGGTGACGTACCTCGTCGGGATCGGTGGCGGGAAGGCGATCGATATCGCCAAGATGGCGAGTCACCACCTCGAGATGGGCTTTTGTTCGGTTCCGACGGCGGCCAGTCACGACGGAATCGTGAGCAATCGCGGCTCGGTTCCGGACGGCGATACGCGCCACAGCGTCGCAGCGAAGCCGCCACTGGCGGTTGTCGCCGACACGAGCGTGCTGGCGCAGGCACCGTGGGAGTTGACGACGGCGGGGTGTGCCGACATCATCTCGAATTACACCGCGGTGATGGACTGGCGGCTGGCGAAGCGGCTCAAGGACGTCGAGTACTCCGAGTACGCCGCAGCACTGTCAGAGATGACGGCCGAGATCCTCGTCGGAAACGCCGACCTCGTCCGCCCCGGCATCGAGGAGTCGGCGTGGATCGTGAGCAAGGCGCTCATGTCCTCGGGCGTCGCGATGAGTATCGCGGATTCCTCGAGACCGGCAAGCGGTGCAGAACACCTCTTTTCGCACCAACTCGATCGATTGGAGCCAGACGCCGCGCTCCACGGCCATCAAGTCGGCGTCGGATCGATCATGACGGCGTACCTTCACGGCGGCGAAGACGGCATCTGGCGAGACATTCACGACGCACTCGACAGCATCGACGCGCCGACGACGGCGGCGGAACTCGGCATCGACGACGAGACCGTTCTCGAGGCGCTAACGACCTGTCACGAGATTCGCGATCGCTACACGGTACTGGGCGACGGGATGAACGAGCGAGCGGCACGCGAAGTCGCGACGGTGACGGGAGTAATCGAGTAA
- a CDS encoding EamA family transporter, giving the protein MEREYLALSVIAFVAYSLVAPLLKVAMETVPSTMAVFLSNTIMLGLLGGLLLYQGVSPRPYLSHPKTPHIVAWGALLAIGLLAYYRALELGPVSVVVPIYGLFIAVSSIIGIVALEESLTVRNGLGIVFAVLAVVLMSL; this is encoded by the coding sequence ATGGAACGAGAGTACCTCGCGCTCTCGGTGATCGCGTTCGTCGCGTACAGTCTGGTCGCTCCATTGCTCAAGGTCGCGATGGAGACGGTTCCGAGTACGATGGCGGTCTTCCTCTCGAACACCATCATGCTCGGGCTCCTCGGTGGACTGTTGCTCTACCAGGGTGTCTCCCCTCGCCCGTATCTCTCGCACCCGAAGACGCCCCACATCGTCGCCTGGGGTGCCCTCCTCGCGATCGGGCTCCTAGCGTACTACCGCGCACTCGAACTCGGTCCCGTCAGCGTTGTCGTTCCAATTTACGGGCTGTTCATTGCAGTGAGCTCGATCATCGGTATCGTTGCGCTCGAGGAGTCACTGACTGTCAGAAACGGTCTCGGAATCGTGTTCGCCGTCCTCGCCGTCGTGCTCATGTCGCTGTGA
- the gltB gene encoding glutamate synthase large subunit, with product MPQPQIASSTERSQGLADPSDERSNCGVGVVMDLTGDGGHDVVADGLELLRNLEHRGTTGAEKNTGDGAGIMLQTPHAFFDDVLETTLPDTYAVGSLFLPRDDSAREEIVSTVEETLETYGLEVLEWRNVPTDNADLGATAVESEPDVRQLVVAPVDDIGSDDFDRRLYVGRRALETAVDESDINGNDRFYVCSLDSDTIVYKGLLKGVQVPSYYPDLTDDRLESTFAMVHERFSTNTLGAWHLAHPYRNVIHNGEFNTIQGNINWMRARETDIESDVLDDLDAVKPIIDDPGQSDTASVDNALELLMQDGRDLEHALRMLVPEAWRGDDAMDQDRKDWYDFHASLVEPWDGPALVAATDGERVGAVLDRNGLRPCRYDVTTDDRLIMASEAGALEPEPEEIKERGRLQPGQLFLADPNEGRVIPDDEVFEDLTDDRYGEWVEQEQVSLEEIRTADDSEPRQPVDGLRDQQAAFGYTHDELENMIEPMTQKGKDPVGSMGDDTPLSVLTEFNRPLFSYFKQLFAQVTNPPLDYIREELVTSLESRLGYQRNLLTESPEHARQLVLDSPILTDSELESIRECETNDITAATIDITYERASEVPGRDLEAALERVREDAVEAIESGHDVLVLSDRNVSADRAAIPSLLATGGVHHHLVRNGLRNHVGLVVESADPRTVHHFATLVGYGAGAVNPYLAYQTIDDLTAGPDGADTEVAIDAYVGAVEDGLLKIMAKMGISTVESYQGAQIFEAVGLDSDLVAEYFEGTENRTEGIGLVEIEADVLERHDAAFAEDESTLDRQGEFEHRSDGITHQWNPQTVGALQQSVRSNDYERYQEFAELINDQQQDLQTLRGLLEFDSDRDSVPIEDVEPIKDIVQRFSTAAMSLGSLSPEAHENNSIAMNRIGGKSNSGEGGEPPERFDTERECNVKQVASGRFGVTSTYLSSADELQIKMAQGSKPGEGGHLPGEKVNEMIAHVRKSTPGVGLISPPPLHDIYSIEDLKQLIFDLKAANEEADINVKLVSEAGIGTVAAGVAKANADVVHISGHSGGTGASPRTSIKSAGLPWELGLAEANQMLCQTGLRGRIRVSADGGMKTGRDVAVAALLGAEEYIFGTSSLVTGGCVMARQCHKNTCPVGVATQREDLRKRFPGEPEHVINYMTFIAQELREIMAELGFQTVDEMIGHVEVLTQRENVEHPKARKVDLAAVLADPGSDVRRKIREQDHELEEQLDRDLIEAAANAIENEEPVTLETEVSNVDRTVGAMLSNRITSRYGEPGLPADTITVDAEGTAGQSFGAFLASGVSMHLDGSANDYVGKGLSGGKITLRTPETATYDPAENIAIGNVALYGATDGELYVNGVAGERFAVRNSGAKAVVEGVGDHGCEYMTGGVVAVLGETGTNFAAGMSGGVAYVYDPDGEFADRANTGMVSLHDELEEKDEEMLRRLVENHVAYTGSERGDLLLENWERTLEAFVKVMPEAYHEAITEQGSDDVRAELPGTPEAGIEAESANYAASDD from the coding sequence ATGCCACAGCCACAGATAGCGTCATCCACCGAGCGTTCACAGGGGCTCGCAGACCCTTCGGACGAGCGGTCGAACTGCGGCGTCGGCGTCGTCATGGACCTCACTGGGGATGGGGGTCACGACGTCGTCGCTGACGGACTCGAACTACTGCGGAATCTCGAACATCGAGGGACGACCGGCGCAGAGAAAAACACCGGCGACGGGGCAGGAATTATGCTCCAGACGCCTCACGCATTCTTCGACGACGTTCTCGAAACGACGCTCCCCGACACCTATGCGGTCGGTTCGCTCTTTCTTCCACGAGACGACAGCGCACGCGAGGAAATCGTCTCGACCGTCGAAGAAACGCTCGAGACGTACGGTCTTGAGGTCCTCGAGTGGCGAAACGTTCCGACCGACAACGCCGACCTCGGCGCAACCGCCGTCGAATCCGAACCCGACGTCAGGCAACTCGTCGTCGCACCCGTGGACGATATCGGTAGCGACGATTTCGACCGACGCCTCTACGTCGGACGGCGCGCACTCGAGACGGCGGTCGACGAGAGCGATATCAACGGCAACGACCGATTCTACGTCTGCTCGCTCGATTCGGACACGATCGTCTACAAGGGCTTGCTCAAGGGCGTGCAGGTCCCATCGTACTATCCAGATCTCACCGACGACCGTCTCGAATCGACGTTCGCGATGGTCCACGAGCGCTTCTCGACGAACACGCTCGGTGCCTGGCACCTCGCACACCCCTACCGAAACGTCATCCACAACGGCGAGTTCAACACCATTCAGGGCAACATCAACTGGATGCGCGCCCGCGAGACCGACATCGAGAGCGACGTCTTGGACGATCTCGACGCCGTTAAGCCGATTATCGACGATCCGGGGCAATCTGACACCGCGAGCGTCGACAACGCGCTCGAACTCCTCATGCAGGACGGCCGGGACCTCGAGCACGCACTGCGGATGCTCGTTCCCGAAGCCTGGCGCGGTGACGACGCGATGGATCAAGATCGGAAGGACTGGTACGACTTCCACGCCTCGCTCGTCGAGCCGTGGGACGGTCCCGCACTCGTCGCGGCAACCGACGGCGAGCGCGTCGGTGCCGTCCTCGACAGAAACGGTCTCCGACCGTGTCGCTACGACGTGACGACCGACGACCGTCTGATCATGGCGAGCGAAGCCGGTGCACTCGAGCCCGAACCCGAGGAAATCAAAGAACGAGGGCGACTCCAGCCCGGTCAGTTGTTCCTCGCCGACCCGAACGAGGGACGCGTCATCCCCGACGACGAAGTCTTCGAGGATCTCACCGACGACCGCTACGGCGAGTGGGTCGAGCAAGAGCAAGTCTCACTTGAGGAGATTCGGACGGCCGACGACAGCGAACCTCGCCAGCCAGTCGATGGCCTGCGAGACCAGCAAGCCGCCTTCGGCTACACGCACGACGAACTCGAGAACATGATCGAGCCGATGACCCAGAAGGGGAAAGATCCCGTCGGCTCGATGGGCGACGACACGCCGCTGTCCGTGCTCACCGAGTTCAACCGGCCGCTGTTTTCGTACTTCAAACAGCTCTTCGCACAGGTCACGAACCCGCCACTCGACTACATCCGCGAAGAACTCGTGACGAGTCTCGAGAGCCGACTCGGCTACCAGCGAAACCTGCTGACCGAATCGCCCGAGCACGCTCGCCAACTCGTCCTCGACTCGCCGATCCTGACCGATTCCGAACTCGAGTCGATCCGGGAGTGTGAGACGAACGATATTACGGCCGCAACGATCGACATCACTTACGAACGGGCGAGCGAGGTGCCCGGACGCGACCTCGAGGCTGCACTCGAGCGCGTCCGTGAAGACGCCGTCGAAGCCATCGAATCGGGACACGACGTGCTCGTGTTGTCCGACCGAAACGTCTCCGCGGACCGAGCGGCGATTCCGAGCTTGCTCGCGACCGGTGGCGTTCACCACCACCTCGTGCGCAACGGCCTGCGAAATCACGTCGGACTCGTCGTTGAGTCCGCCGACCCACGAACCGTCCACCACTTCGCGACGCTCGTCGGCTACGGCGCTGGGGCGGTCAACCCGTACCTCGCCTACCAGACGATCGACGACCTCACCGCCGGCCCCGACGGCGCGGATACCGAGGTCGCCATCGACGCCTACGTCGGTGCAGTCGAAGACGGCCTCCTAAAGATCATGGCCAAGATGGGGATCTCGACGGTCGAGAGCTACCAGGGCGCACAGATCTTCGAGGCCGTCGGACTCGACTCTGACCTCGTCGCCGAGTACTTCGAGGGAACCGAAAACCGAACCGAGGGAATCGGACTCGTCGAAATAGAGGCAGACGTCCTCGAGCGCCACGACGCGGCATTCGCCGAGGACGAGTCTACCCTCGACCGACAGGGCGAGTTCGAACACCGATCCGATGGTATCACTCACCAGTGGAACCCACAGACCGTCGGCGCGCTCCAACAGTCCGTTCGCTCGAACGACTACGAACGCTATCAGGAGTTCGCCGAACTCATCAACGACCAACAACAGGACCTCCAGACGCTTCGCGGATTGCTCGAGTTCGATTCCGATCGAGACTCGGTCCCCATCGAGGACGTCGAGCCGATCAAGGACATCGTCCAGCGCTTCTCGACGGCGGCGATGAGTCTCGGCTCGCTCTCGCCGGAAGCCCACGAGAACAACTCGATCGCGATGAACCGAATCGGCGGCAAGTCCAACTCCGGTGAGGGCGGAGAGCCACCGGAACGCTTCGACACCGAACGCGAGTGTAACGTCAAGCAGGTTGCCTCCGGGCGATTCGGCGTCACCTCGACGTACCTCTCCTCGGCGGACGAACTTCAGATCAAGATGGCCCAGGGTTCCAAGCCCGGCGAAGGTGGCCATCTTCCCGGCGAGAAGGTCAACGAGATGATCGCCCACGTCCGGAAGTCGACGCCCGGCGTCGGCCTCATCTCGCCGCCACCGTTGCACGATATCTACTCGATCGAGGACCTCAAACAGCTGATCTTCGATCTGAAAGCGGCAAACGAGGAGGCGGACATCAACGTCAAACTCGTTTCCGAGGCCGGCATCGGTACGGTTGCCGCCGGCGTCGCGAAGGCGAACGCCGACGTGGTCCACATCTCGGGTCACTCCGGTGGCACTGGGGCCTCTCCGCGGACCTCGATCAAGAGCGCTGGACTCCCCTGGGAACTCGGCCTCGCGGAAGCCAACCAGATGCTCTGTCAGACCGGCCTTCGCGGCCGCATTCGCGTCTCCGCGGACGGCGGGATGAAGACCGGACGGGACGTCGCGGTCGCCGCTTTGCTCGGTGCCGAGGAGTACATTTTCGGGACGTCCTCGCTCGTCACGGGTGGCTGCGTGATGGCTCGGCAGTGTCACAAGAATACCTGCCCGGTCGGCGTCGCGACCCAGCGCGAGGACCTGCGCAAACGGTTCCCCGGCGAACCCGAACACGTCATCAACTACATGACGTTCATCGCCCAGGAACTGCGCGAGATTATGGCCGAACTCGGATTCCAAACGGTCGACGAAATGATCGGCCACGTCGAGGTGCTCACCCAACGCGAGAACGTCGAGCACCCGAAAGCGCGCAAGGTCGACCTCGCTGCGGTCCTCGCAGATCCCGGCAGCGACGTGCGCCGGAAGATCCGCGAGCAAGATCACGAACTCGAGGAGCAACTCGATCGCGACCTCATCGAAGCGGCAGCGAACGCTATCGAAAACGAGGAGCCAGTGACGCTCGAGACAGAGGTTTCGAACGTCGATCGAACTGTCGGTGCGATGCTCTCCAATCGCATCACGAGTCGGTACGGCGAGCCCGGATTGCCAGCGGATACGATCACGGTCGACGCGGAGGGGACGGCCGGACAGAGTTTCGGTGCGTTCCTCGCGAGTGGCGTCTCGATGCACCTAGACGGCAGCGCGAACGACTACGTCGGCAAGGGCCTCTCCGGCGGAAAGATCACCCTCCGAACGCCGGAGACGGCGACTTACGATCCGGCCGAAAACATTGCGATCGGTAACGTCGCACTGTACGGTGCGACCGACGGCGAGTTGTACGTCAACGGCGTCGCCGGCGAACGATTCGCGGTCCGCAACTCGGGGGCCAAAGCCGTCGTCGAAGGCGTCGGCGATCACGGCTGTGAGTACATGACCGGCGGCGTCGTCGCCGTGTTGGGCGAAACGGGCACGAACTTCGCGGCCGGCATGTCCGGCGGCGTTGCCTACGTCTACGACCCCGACGGCGAGTTCGCCGACCGCGCGAACACTGGGATGGTTTCGCTCCACGACGAACTCGAGGAGAAAGACGAGGAGATGCTGCGTCGCCTGGTCGAGAACCACGTCGCCTACACCGGTTCCGAGCGAGGCGACCTCCTCCTCGAAAACTGGGAGCGCACGCTCGAGGCCTTCGTGAAGGTCATGCCAGAAGCCTACCACGAAGCGATTACCGAGCAGGGAAGTGACGACGTTCGCGCCGAACTGCCTGGCACGCCCGAGGCCGGAATCGAAGCCGAGTCGGCTAATTACGCTGCAAGCGACGACTGA
- a CDS encoding polymer-forming cytoskeletal protein has translation MTDLTRRRTIAAAAVGTVGAIAGCVDDLANGDDDTDDAGSGDDDADDGNGNGGDQEVIDEDIDEISADGDVEVQADIEIDGPIDADGDVYLEEDADVDGDVEAGGAVTTEPDVDIDGGIDAGSDVDLGEDTDVDGDITAGGSVTTDADVDIDGDVDADGDVELGPDNDVDGDVSGETVEQGDGTDVQGDVEEADG, from the coding sequence ATGACTGATCTTACCCGCCGACGAACGATTGCTGCAGCGGCAGTTGGAACTGTTGGCGCAATCGCCGGCTGTGTCGACGATCTCGCGAATGGAGACGACGACACTGACGACGCCGGTAGCGGTGACGACGACGCGGACGACGGCAACGGAAACGGAGGGGACCAAGAAGTCATCGACGAGGATATCGACGAAATCTCGGCAGACGGCGACGTCGAAGTGCAGGCCGATATCGAAATCGACGGTCCGATCGACGCCGACGGCGACGTCTACCTCGAGGAAGATGCAGACGTAGACGGAGACGTCGAGGCAGGCGGTGCTGTAACGACCGAACCCGATGTCGATATCGACGGCGGTATCGATGCCGGTAGCGACGTCGACCTCGGTGAAGACACCGATGTCGATGGCGATATCACCGCAGGCGGGTCCGTGACGACCGATGCTGACGTCGATATCGACGGTGATGTCGACGCAGATGGCGACGTCGAACTCGGCCCCGACAACGACGTCGACGGCGACGTCAGCGGTGAAACGGTCGAACAAGGCGACGGCACCGACGTTCAAGGTGACGTCGAGGAAGCAGACGGCTAA